From one Actinomyces sp. Marseille-P3109 genomic stretch:
- a CDS encoding ABC transporter ATP-binding protein: MSIEVSQLTRFFGRAPAVRQLDMSVPGGSVTGLVGPNGAGKTTLLLMLAALLAPDSGTIRVAGLDPVTQSREVHRTVGWMPDAFGTWDSLTCTEILLTFAAAQGMDADTARARAVEMLTLVHLDEMARTPARVLSRGQKQRLGLARALIHDPKVLLLDEPAAGMDPRSRADLRVLLRDLASGGTTVLLSSHILSEMEEMVDGVVFMSRGTAVPSAPDQVPAAGAGTDVAARPVPVRRTWRMRALDAGRLGEWAHSVQLPVTPEGDGQLRIAVTDDAAAAHLLREAVEAGVEVVSFAPLSGTLEETYLALEGERR, encoded by the coding sequence ATGAGCATCGAAGTCTCTCAGCTCACCCGTTTCTTCGGCCGGGCACCGGCGGTGCGCCAGCTGGACATGTCGGTGCCCGGCGGCTCCGTCACCGGTCTGGTCGGCCCCAACGGCGCCGGCAAGACCACCCTGCTGCTCATGCTGGCGGCCCTCCTGGCCCCGGACTCCGGGACGATCCGCGTGGCCGGCCTGGACCCGGTCACCCAGTCGCGCGAGGTCCACCGCACTGTGGGCTGGATGCCCGATGCCTTCGGCACCTGGGACTCCCTGACCTGCACTGAGATCCTCCTGACCTTTGCCGCCGCCCAGGGGATGGATGCCGACACCGCCCGCGCCCGCGCCGTCGAGATGCTCACCCTGGTCCACCTCGATGAGATGGCGCGCACGCCCGCCCGGGTCCTCTCCCGGGGCCAGAAGCAGCGCCTGGGCCTGGCCCGCGCCCTCATCCACGACCCCAAGGTCCTGCTCCTGGACGAGCCCGCCGCCGGCATGGACCCGCGTTCGCGCGCCGACCTGCGCGTCCTGCTGCGCGACCTGGCCTCGGGCGGCACCACGGTCCTGCTCTCCAGCCACATCCTTTCGGAGATGGAGGAGATGGTCGACGGCGTCGTCTTCATGTCCCGCGGAACCGCCGTCCCCTCGGCACCGGACCAGGTCCCGGCCGCTGGCGCGGGGACCGACGTCGCCGCCCGCCCGGTCCCGGTGCGCCGGACCTGGCGGATGCGGGCCCTGGATGCCGGGCGCCTGGGCGAGTGGGCGCACTCGGTGCAGCTGCCGGTCACGCCTGAGGGGGACGGGCAGCTGCGCATCGCAGTCACCGATGACGCGGCGGCGGCCCACCTGCTGCGCGAGGCCGTCGAGGCCGGGGTGGAGGTCGTCTCCTTCGCCCCGCTGTCCGGAACTCTGGAGGAGACCTACCTGGCCCTGGAAGGAGAACGCCGATGA